From Paenibacillus sp. V4I7, one genomic window encodes:
- a CDS encoding endo-1,4-beta-xylanase, whose translation MRKKINLLMAIVLLVGMIAPQLLVPLKAANSGLVVLSQSFEDGQTGGWVKVPWMGDGSVAITSATYSEGSKSLAMTDRAASNSSPFLDLTSLTKPGHTYDLSLKLKLGAGNDTFHIASNVAAASLTNQYPWLVGDKSVNSTEWTTFELKGYQLPSDTTGFKIWVESNNSTTTEDLYIDEVSLTDVTPIDQPGIQSTFEDGQGEWVRRNGSGNIGISSIDNHTIGGSTSLLTMVTERYDGPLLNVLGDMSVGNKYNLSAWVKMASGQSPTVLRLSVQSGDSSYANVSSNVTVTSDQWVQLTGTFTLTSTPTVLNAYVEVADQYSDARSFYTDDFDLSNVGQVAGPLPIQTDIDHLRDVYSDNFKIGAAVTGDQLTSDVHTLLDYHYSSIVAENATKPGSLEPTEGQWNWTEADKTAQYAKDHNMNFRLHTLAWHSQAAEWMFKDAQGQPLAATPENKQLVLDRLTTYIQTVARHFTDMKVPINDIDVVNEVIDPGQPDGMRKSEWYNLTGLDFIRTAFKVARQEFPNAKLYINDYGTQDPVKRDFLFNLATQLRDEEIPIDGVGHQTHISIGGPSIEQISESIQKFGEAGFDNQITELDVSVYTDNSTSYDESMLVKQGYRYKQLFQELVRLDNEGRNAANNTSAYNPDGWISNVTLWGIADDHTWLDNINNIIRKDAPLPFDVQYQAKYAYWGMIEAVKTLTPSHLPITLQTALTAQGTPANASDSVWNTIPTIKTQQSGTLQAQVKTLWDEHNLYARVAVKDITKTATDKIDLFVDDNGIKQYTFARNDAQITEGTDGYVLQASIPLAGNLGKQVKFDVRVIDMGINDGTEHGSNGVIVSWSDPRNVQDNDSLGYGVLTYIDATKAASTLYATPSIDGEMDSIWATAPVYTTDVMAEQHNNAVAKAQFRSMWDEHNLYVYAVVKDSVLNDGNANAWEQDSVEIFVDQNNGKTENYQDDDGQYRINFKNVKTVGGHAKQNNYTSATKLIDGGYVIEAAIALDTIIPKAGTMIGFDFQVNNAQDSGSRDSVFTWNDPTGQTYQNTSRFGVLTFEPKPAPSQNGSTSTPTPDEFFKVDDQKGGKVEQNGVIIDLPAGASGKDIIVVVKKLSDPSKLNTDPNLKLAGDVYEITKDVAGPFQKSVTITLPFNISLLDDEHEVALYWYNEEIGKWVKLDDIKVDREKGTVSGSVTHFTKFAVLAAEKSVPVEVPALTDIKGHWAEAGIQALVKAGVIDGYQDGSFRPEAAVTRAEFLSMIVRAFHLTATGSAGFADTGSHWAKGAIATTSTLGIVDGYEDGTFGPDDNITREQMAVILARTAHLAPTNSGLEYKDSGDVSAWAQGPLVALTAKGVLNGYQDGTLKPKAFSTRAEASVIIIRILDAHQVQ comes from the coding sequence GTGAGAAAGAAAATTAATTTATTGATGGCTATCGTGCTGCTTGTAGGGATGATCGCCCCCCAGCTGCTAGTGCCTTTGAAGGCAGCAAACAGCGGACTGGTGGTTTTGTCCCAAAGCTTTGAAGATGGCCAAACAGGCGGCTGGGTAAAGGTGCCTTGGATGGGGGACGGAAGCGTTGCCATAACGTCGGCAACATATTCCGAAGGATCCAAGTCCTTGGCGATGACGGACCGTGCTGCAAGTAACAGCAGCCCGTTCTTGGATTTGACTTCGTTGACGAAACCTGGCCATACGTACGATTTATCGCTGAAGCTTAAACTCGGAGCAGGAAACGACACCTTTCATATCGCTTCTAATGTCGCCGCCGCCTCGCTGACTAACCAATATCCTTGGCTGGTAGGGGATAAATCGGTTAATTCCACAGAATGGACCACCTTTGAATTGAAGGGATACCAGCTCCCGAGCGATACCACGGGGTTCAAAATATGGGTTGAGTCGAATAATTCCACCACAACGGAGGATCTCTATATCGATGAAGTGTCGCTAACGGACGTCACGCCGATTGATCAACCGGGGATCCAATCTACTTTTGAAGACGGGCAGGGGGAATGGGTACGTAGGAACGGATCCGGCAATATCGGCATATCGTCGATTGACAATCACACCATCGGCGGCTCCACGAGCTTGCTGACCATGGTAACAGAGCGATATGACGGACCTTTGCTTAACGTCCTGGGGGATATGTCTGTGGGCAACAAATACAATTTGTCCGCATGGGTCAAAATGGCTTCTGGGCAGTCCCCCACTGTATTACGGCTCTCTGTACAAAGCGGTGACAGTTCTTATGCCAATGTTTCATCTAACGTGACGGTGACATCTGATCAATGGGTACAGTTGACCGGCACGTTCACATTAACAAGCACTCCGACTGTTTTGAATGCATACGTGGAAGTAGCCGACCAGTATAGCGATGCAAGATCCTTCTATACGGATGATTTCGATTTGTCCAATGTGGGCCAAGTAGCCGGACCACTGCCGATTCAAACGGATATTGATCATTTGAGGGACGTCTATTCGGACAACTTCAAGATCGGTGCTGCGGTGACTGGCGACCAGCTTACTTCCGATGTTCACACACTTCTGGATTATCACTACAGCTCTATCGTCGCCGAGAACGCTACAAAGCCAGGCTCTCTGGAACCGACAGAAGGGCAATGGAACTGGACGGAAGCAGACAAGACTGCACAGTATGCCAAGGATCACAATATGAATTTCCGGTTGCATACTCTTGCTTGGCATTCACAGGCTGCGGAATGGATGTTTAAGGACGCCCAGGGCCAGCCGCTTGCAGCAACACCGGAGAATAAACAGCTGGTGCTGGACCGTCTCACGACTTATATCCAAACCGTTGCGCGTCACTTCACTGACATGAAAGTACCGATCAATGACATTGACGTTGTAAACGAAGTCATCGATCCGGGACAGCCGGACGGCATGCGGAAGAGCGAGTGGTATAATCTGACCGGCCTTGACTTCATCCGTACAGCCTTCAAAGTTGCTCGGCAAGAGTTCCCGAACGCAAAGCTTTATATCAACGATTATGGGACGCAAGATCCGGTCAAACGCGATTTCTTGTTTAATTTGGCAACGCAGCTGAGAGACGAGGAAATTCCGATTGACGGCGTGGGCCATCAAACGCATATTAGCATCGGCGGTCCCTCTATCGAACAAATTTCCGAATCTATCCAGAAATTCGGTGAAGCCGGATTCGACAATCAGATAACGGAGCTTGACGTTTCAGTTTATACGGACAACTCCACCAGCTATGATGAGTCCATGCTTGTGAAACAAGGCTACCGTTACAAGCAATTATTCCAAGAGCTGGTTCGGCTGGATAATGAGGGTAGAAATGCCGCCAATAACACTTCGGCTTATAATCCTGACGGATGGATCAGCAATGTTACGTTATGGGGGATTGCAGACGATCATACCTGGCTGGACAACATCAATAATATCATCCGTAAAGATGCTCCTCTTCCGTTCGACGTGCAGTATCAAGCCAAATATGCTTATTGGGGAATGATTGAGGCAGTAAAGACGCTGACGCCTTCCCATCTTCCCATAACTCTACAAACAGCACTTACGGCTCAAGGCACACCCGCAAATGCTTCGGATTCGGTTTGGAATACGATTCCGACAATCAAGACCCAACAGTCAGGTACGCTGCAGGCTCAAGTGAAAACCTTGTGGGATGAACATAATCTATATGCCCGGGTAGCGGTCAAAGACATTACCAAAACCGCAACGGATAAAATCGATCTCTTCGTGGATGACAATGGAATCAAGCAATATACATTCGCACGAAATGATGCTCAAATTACGGAAGGAACCGACGGTTATGTGCTGCAAGCATCTATCCCGTTGGCAGGTAACTTAGGCAAGCAAGTAAAGTTTGACGTAAGAGTGATCGACATGGGGATTAATGACGGTACGGAGCATGGCAGCAACGGTGTCATCGTTTCCTGGAGCGATCCTCGGAACGTCCAGGACAACGACAGCCTTGGTTACGGGGTCTTGACTTATATCGATGCTACCAAAGCGGCAAGCACTCTTTACGCAACCCCCTCTATCGACGGCGAAATGGACAGTATATGGGCAACCGCACCGGTTTATACGACCGATGTAATGGCAGAGCAACATAACAACGCAGTCGCTAAAGCTCAATTCCGTTCGATGTGGGATGAGCATAACCTTTATGTCTATGCCGTTGTGAAGGACAGCGTATTGAACGATGGCAACGCCAATGCATGGGAGCAGGATTCGGTGGAAATTTTCGTTGACCAGAACAACGGAAAAACGGAGAACTACCAGGATGACGACGGCCAATACCGGATCAACTTCAAGAACGTAAAGACTGTCGGCGGCCATGCAAAACAAAATAACTATACATCAGCCACCAAATTAATTGACGGAGGTTACGTCATAGAAGCGGCTATCGCGCTGGATACGATCATTCCTAAAGCCGGAACCATGATCGGATTTGACTTCCAAGTCAACAATGCTCAGGACAGTGGAAGCCGGGACAGCGTCTTTACTTGGAACGACCCGACAGGCCAAACCTATCAGAATACCTCGAGATTCGGCGTTCTGACGTTTGAGCCAAAGCCTGCACCGTCCCAGAACGGTTCTACCTCGACCCCCACACCGGACGAATTTTTTAAAGTAGACGACCAAAAGGGCGGTAAGGTCGAACAAAATGGGGTGATCATTGATTTGCCGGCCGGAGCAAGTGGCAAAGACATTATCGTGGTCGTCAAAAAGCTGAGCGATCCCTCAAAGCTGAATACCGACCCGAATTTGAAGCTGGCCGGAGATGTGTACGAGATTACCAAGGATGTGGCAGGACCGTTCCAGAAATCAGTCACTATTACCCTTCCGTTCAACATTAGCTTGTTGGATGATGAGCATGAGGTGGCACTGTACTGGTACAATGAAGAAATCGGCAAGTGGGTCAAACTGGACGACATTAAGGTCGACCGGGAGAAAGGCACCGTTTCCGGCAGTGTGACGCACTTCACCAAGTTTGCGGTATTGGCGGCAGAAAAGTCCGTACCTGTCGAGGTTCCGGCCTTAACTGATATTAAAGGACACTGGGCGGAGGCAGGCATCCAAGCCCTTGTGAAGGCCGGTGTGATCGACGGCTACCAAGACGGTTCATTCCGACCTGAAGCAGCCGTAACAAGAGCCGAGTTCTTATCTATGATCGTCAGAGCTTTCCACCTGACGGCAACTGGAAGCGCCGGATTTGCCGATACCGGCAGCCATTGGGCGAAGGGAGCCATTGCAACCACATCCACGCTGGGAATCGTGGATGGCTATGAGGACGGAACCTTCGGCCCGGATGACAACATTACCCGGGAACAAATGGCCGTAATCCTTGCACGTACCGCACATTTGGCACCTACCAACAGTGGACTGGAATATAAGGACAGCGGCGACGTCTCCGCCTGGGCCCAAGGACCGCTTGTGGCTTTGACCGCCAAGGGTGTACTGAACGGCTACCAAGACGGTACGCTGAAGCCGAAGGCTTTCAGTACCCGCGCAGAAGCGTCGGTTATCATCATTAGGATTTTGGATGCTCATCAAGTGCAATAA
- a CDS encoding response regulator, with protein sequence MYKVIFADDEPFALEGIRLMVEWEELGFEIVGMCENGEEALACIEACKPDLVVTDIRMPMIDGLELIERVQKAGSDPVFIILSGYNDFEYARSALRYRVKHYLLKPALDREWDAIIQLVIQELQHREQQKERNDLVAYRLVPTLLAQILRGEISATEENVGEILDPLVLGDQGWRYIHFEWLGGPEQELDARYFLSQKAHPIDLFGNQEGLVMPSVPDIKEWAQHVYEDLRQRGIECCLSIGPRVDSLRHIADSYAGALEASVHHFFHVAGGPLDYETIHHRQISYDLNAVSIVDDIHIAIEALQEKRVGELIKQMFVMLSANKTAREVVHLLVIRIVLKSAAVMREMGIDSEALPRVRDFLRREHRSLKEVEESLQVYMQQYLSQLKQHKDKLSGHPLRVIERYIQEHYRETLTIKDIGERFFMNPVYLGQAFMKRCGVGMIEYIHDLRIHEAKRMLCESDETIRVIAEQIGYANYHHFLKEFEKRVSDKPAVYRQLSKA encoded by the coding sequence ATGTATAAAGTTATTTTTGCTGATGACGAGCCTTTCGCCTTGGAAGGAATAAGGCTTATGGTCGAGTGGGAAGAGCTTGGCTTTGAAATCGTGGGTATGTGCGAGAACGGCGAAGAAGCATTGGCCTGCATTGAAGCCTGCAAGCCCGATCTCGTGGTAACAGATATTCGGATGCCGATGATTGACGGATTAGAATTGATTGAAAGGGTGCAAAAGGCAGGCAGTGATCCGGTATTCATTATTTTAAGCGGCTACAACGATTTCGAGTACGCTCGATCTGCCCTGAGGTACAGGGTTAAGCATTATTTGCTTAAGCCGGCTTTAGATAGGGAATGGGATGCTATCATTCAACTTGTTATTCAGGAGCTGCAGCACCGAGAACAGCAAAAGGAACGAAATGATCTTGTTGCTTATCGTCTTGTACCTACTTTGCTTGCTCAGATACTTCGGGGAGAGATTTCGGCAACGGAAGAGAACGTAGGTGAGATTCTGGATCCTTTGGTATTAGGAGATCAGGGCTGGAGGTATATCCATTTCGAATGGCTTGGTGGCCCAGAACAGGAACTGGATGCGCGTTACTTCCTTTCGCAAAAAGCTCATCCTATCGATTTGTTTGGGAATCAGGAGGGGCTTGTCATGCCGTCTGTCCCTGATATCAAGGAGTGGGCTCAACATGTATATGAAGATCTTCGTCAGCGGGGTATCGAATGCTGTCTTTCGATAGGACCACGGGTGGACTCCCTCCGTCATATTGCAGATTCGTATGCAGGTGCTCTAGAGGCGTCAGTGCATCATTTCTTTCATGTAGCAGGTGGTCCACTCGATTACGAAACGATTCATCACAGGCAAATTAGCTATGATCTCAATGCGGTTTCTATCGTAGACGACATTCACATTGCGATCGAGGCGCTTCAGGAGAAACGGGTTGGGGAGCTGATTAAACAAATGTTTGTGATGCTGTCTGCTAACAAAACGGCTCGGGAAGTCGTCCATTTGTTGGTCATCCGCATTGTTCTGAAGAGCGCTGCCGTCATGCGGGAGATGGGCATCGATTCAGAGGCACTGCCTCGTGTTCGCGATTTTTTGAGAAGGGAGCATCGTTCCTTAAAAGAAGTGGAGGAATCCCTGCAGGTATATATGCAGCAGTATTTGAGCCAGTTGAAGCAGCATAAAGACAAATTATCGGGCCATCCCCTTCGGGTTATTGAGCGTTATATTCAAGAACATTATCGGGAAACGCTAACGATTAAAGATATCGGAGAACGGTTCTTTATGAACCCGGTTTACTTAGGCCAAGCGTTTATGAAGAGGTGCGGCGTAGGCATGATTGAGTATATTCACGACCTGCGCATTCATGAGGCGAAGCGAATGCTGTGTGAATCGGATGAAACGATTCGCGTGATCGCGGAGCAGATCGGATACGCTAACTATCATCATTTCCTCAAAGAGTTTGAAAAACGTGTGTCCGACAAACCCGCCGTGTATAGACAATTAAGCAAAGCCTAA
- a CDS encoding sensor histidine kinase, with the protein MSRRWKLLRIVNDIPLKFKFLIIYLMCVLLPILCINGLFYMQDSKNTERREMDNLRISLDRVGNEIMQMVNEGVVIGNAVAADRIFNEMLEYTYSDNVAYYEEYDRYLRDRLGQYPNIYPYISWIGVYTSNPTLSNGGSYFMLKPSDLQSKWYQKMNEKRDKKDKVTVTSYLDTNPMNPEEKLVYVSISRKLDNFPDLMEFSKYLRIDIRMDKLLELFDKEHNYLQIKLVDEENQLVLESAGTFKGVDPLLQILPVSGDNQLAGLPGNSFVSPLSTASYVLNWRLVGIPEGSRIAEERKGVIHFFIWLTLISTIIPTILIYIIMHSFNYRVRKLSKHMQLVKNERFEPITMYEGKDEIGNLLRSFNLMTGKIRNLINDVYKLEIQKKDLELERVQAELNYLQSQVDPHFLFNTLNAILVVCKKYRYEHVTEIIQNLSQILRRLLSWKEDLVTVEEELSFTEMYLQIEKFRFQDRFHYELSVDESVLAYRIPKMSIQSLVENSCKHGLQSVKGNRRIRISVERAGMNLLMKVEDNGIGMNSAKLDEIVQSLFKGEDNGKNIGLRNVYRRLNLFYAERSLFHIESIPFEKTSITIQIPLSLIKNQKEACGHV; encoded by the coding sequence ATGAGCCGGAGATGGAAGCTGTTACGTATAGTTAATGATATTCCGCTGAAATTCAAGTTTCTGATCATTTACTTGATGTGTGTGCTGCTTCCCATTTTGTGTATAAACGGTTTATTTTACATGCAGGATAGCAAAAACACGGAACGTAGAGAGATGGACAACTTACGAATTTCCCTGGATCGGGTCGGAAATGAAATCATGCAAATGGTGAACGAAGGTGTCGTGATTGGCAACGCCGTAGCCGCTGACCGTATCTTTAATGAAATGCTTGAATATACGTACTCTGATAATGTCGCCTATTACGAAGAATACGATCGTTACCTCCGAGATAGATTGGGTCAGTATCCGAATATTTACCCATACATATCTTGGATTGGCGTGTATACCTCTAACCCAACGCTATCCAATGGTGGAAGTTACTTTATGCTTAAGCCTAGTGATCTGCAGAGTAAATGGTACCAGAAGATGAACGAAAAGAGAGATAAGAAAGATAAGGTGACAGTGACCTCTTATTTGGATACGAATCCCATGAATCCCGAGGAGAAATTAGTATATGTCAGCATCAGTCGGAAGCTGGACAATTTCCCTGACCTTATGGAATTCTCCAAATATCTGCGCATCGATATTCGGATGGATAAGCTGCTGGAGCTGTTTGATAAAGAACACAATTACTTGCAAATCAAGCTCGTGGATGAGGAAAATCAGCTTGTTCTGGAATCAGCAGGTACGTTTAAAGGTGTTGACCCTCTGTTGCAGATCCTGCCTGTATCTGGCGATAATCAGCTGGCAGGCTTACCTGGGAATAGCTTCGTCAGTCCTCTCAGTACCGCCAGTTACGTGCTTAACTGGCGGCTGGTCGGGATTCCGGAGGGAAGTCGAATCGCGGAGGAGAGGAAAGGGGTTATCCACTTTTTTATATGGCTGACACTCATCAGTACGATTATTCCGACGATATTGATTTATATCATTATGCATTCCTTTAATTATCGGGTAAGAAAGCTCTCCAAACATATGCAATTGGTGAAAAACGAGAGGTTTGAACCCATCACGATGTATGAAGGGAAAGATGAGATCGGTAATCTTCTTCGCAGCTTTAATCTGATGACAGGGAAAATACGCAATTTAATCAATGACGTGTATAAGCTCGAAATTCAAAAAAAAGATTTGGAGCTCGAACGCGTGCAGGCAGAGCTGAATTATTTGCAAAGTCAGGTAGATCCTCATTTCCTGTTCAATACGTTAAACGCGATTCTCGTCGTCTGTAAGAAATATCGCTATGAGCATGTGACGGAAATCATACAAAACTTGTCCCAAATTCTAAGAAGGCTGCTAAGCTGGAAAGAGGACTTGGTAACCGTAGAAGAAGAGTTAAGCTTTACCGAAATGTACCTCCAGATCGAGAAATTCCGATTCCAAGATCGGTTTCACTATGAATTGTCCGTTGACGAATCTGTTCTAGCGTATCGGATCCCAAAGATGAGTATTCAATCGCTTGTAGAGAACTCTTGCAAGCATGGTCTTCAATCGGTTAAAGGGAATCGCAGGATTCGAATATCTGTAGAGAGAGCAGGAATGAACTTGCTCATGAAGGTTGAAGATAACGGAATCGGTATGAACAGTGCGAAGCTGGATGAGATTGTTCAGAGTCTATTTAAGGGAGAAGACAACGGCAAAAACATCGGACTTCGCAATGTGTACCGCCGCTTAAATCTATTTTACGCAGAACGTTCTCTCTTCCATATTGAAAGTATCCCCTTCGAAAAGACAAGCATTACGATTCAGATCCCTTTGAGTCTTATCAAGAACCAGAAGGAGGCTTGTGGACATGTATAA
- a CDS encoding response regulator — translation MLRVMFADDEPYMLEGLRSMIDWNKLGFEVCGEALDGEDALAMMASTLPHLVLTDVRMPVIDGLGLIEQASYLHPGVKFIILSGYADFEYAKRAMRHGVANYMMKPVIEAELVAAVEAVANTIKEREAHSQYESAALDRLRLETISRLLQGEIRQKWIEQANTLLDLHECSSFRCILLEPDVQAHVQSDLIQVIADKNKLPQATLLPFGVGKERHGFLLVSGPEERDLSLAMITELIATVRNNWGSAFSFSVSGEHKGPHALKEAFREGLLAEMCKFPSGTEGIYIYQGERSAETLPAFVGMTESILDAVGSGCPETVRAHVHHLFIALSRQSVSGSWVSAYLGNIKLEILKVVTQYGGEHVWAPDWFASYVPTDLGLLERKVMRDFLQAAEWIGQKKGIGQDEVVSAAGDYVKSHYREKLQLQYVAEHFQLNPAYFGQRFKKQVGLTFNEYLHVVRIDEAKKLLRREELKISDVADRVGYSDSEQFVTKFKALTGLLPSAYKKG, via the coding sequence ATGTTAAGGGTCATGTTTGCTGATGACGAGCCCTACATGCTAGAGGGACTGCGGTCAATGATTGATTGGAATAAGCTAGGCTTTGAAGTGTGCGGGGAAGCGTTGGATGGCGAAGACGCATTAGCCATGATGGCGTCGACCCTGCCTCATTTGGTGCTGACGGATGTTCGAATGCCTGTCATAGATGGATTGGGATTGATTGAACAAGCTTCCTACCTACACCCTGGGGTGAAATTTATTATTTTGAGTGGATACGCAGATTTCGAATATGCCAAAAGAGCTATGCGACATGGTGTGGCTAATTATATGATGAAGCCTGTGATTGAAGCGGAGCTTGTAGCTGCAGTGGAAGCGGTCGCGAATACGATCAAGGAGCGTGAAGCTCACAGCCAGTACGAAAGTGCTGCCTTGGATCGCTTACGATTGGAAACGATTTCAAGGTTATTGCAGGGAGAAATCAGGCAGAAATGGATTGAGCAGGCGAACACCTTGTTGGATCTTCATGAATGTTCCAGCTTCCGCTGCATCTTACTTGAACCTGACGTTCAGGCTCATGTCCAGTCGGACCTGATACAGGTTATTGCGGATAAGAACAAGCTTCCTCAAGCGACTTTGCTTCCATTTGGCGTAGGCAAAGAACGACATGGATTCTTGCTGGTCTCGGGACCAGAGGAGCGGGATCTTTCTCTCGCAATGATTACAGAATTAATTGCCACTGTCCGAAATAACTGGGGCAGTGCGTTCTCGTTTTCAGTAAGCGGCGAACACAAGGGACCGCATGCGTTAAAAGAAGCATTCCGTGAGGGACTTTTGGCCGAAATGTGCAAGTTCCCTTCTGGAACTGAAGGGATTTACATCTATCAAGGGGAGCGGTCAGCGGAGACGCTGCCTGCATTTGTTGGAATGACGGAATCCATCCTAGATGCCGTCGGGAGTGGGTGTCCAGAAACGGTGCGAGCCCACGTGCACCACTTATTCATCGCTCTTTCGAGGCAGTCCGTCTCCGGATCTTGGGTGAGCGCTTATTTAGGCAACATTAAGCTTGAAATTCTTAAGGTTGTTACCCAATACGGAGGTGAGCATGTGTGGGCCCCGGATTGGTTTGCTTCATACGTGCCAACGGATCTTGGCCTCTTGGAACGCAAGGTCATGCGGGATTTCCTGCAAGCTGCAGAGTGGATTGGCCAGAAGAAAGGCATAGGGCAAGATGAAGTCGTATCCGCAGCGGGAGACTATGTCAAATCGCACTATAGGGAAAAGCTTCAGCTTCAGTATGTTGCAGAGCATTTTCAGCTGAATCCGGCCTACTTTGGTCAGAGGTTCAAGAAACAAGTTGGCCTCACCTTCAATGAATATTTACATGTCGTACGAATTGACGAGGCCAAAAAATTACTTCGTCGTGAAGAACTGAAAATATCCGATGTAGCCGATCGTGTAGGCTACTCGGATTCCGAACAGTTCGTAACCAAGTTCAAGGCACTTACCGGCCTGTTACCCTCTGCCTACAAAAAGGGCTGA
- a CDS encoding carbohydrate ABC transporter permease: protein MTARRIRMEPILFHTINGIFMLVLSIVTLYPFLHTLTISFNEGNDALRGGIYLWPRTWSLQNYKAIFLSGTIYHAAWISVARTITTTVLGVVLTTMLAYTLAQPQYIFRKIIGLIFVLTMYFNAGLIPNYFLIKSLGLLNNFWVYVLPGMVNAFNLIVIRTYIRTLPSGLVESAKMDGAGDFTIFLRIIFPLCTPVLATISLFIAVGSWNSWFDTFLYASSELKLSTLQYEMMKLLGSTVNTNNDPGLMAGANTNQTKAMVTPSSIRAAITIVAAVPILFVYPFLQRYFIVGMNLGSVKE, encoded by the coding sequence ATGACTGCGCGCAGAATTCGGATGGAGCCGATTCTGTTCCATACGATTAACGGCATCTTCATGCTCGTTCTTTCTATAGTGACGCTTTATCCTTTCCTTCACACTTTAACGATTTCATTCAATGAGGGCAATGATGCGCTTCGTGGAGGCATCTACTTATGGCCACGTACATGGTCGCTGCAAAATTATAAGGCAATTTTCCTTTCCGGTACGATTTACCATGCGGCATGGATATCTGTGGCTCGTACCATCACAACTACCGTATTAGGTGTGGTTCTTACAACCATGCTTGCCTACACACTGGCGCAGCCCCAATATATTTTCCGCAAAATAATCGGTTTAATTTTTGTGTTGACGATGTATTTTAATGCGGGATTAATTCCTAACTACTTTCTGATCAAAAGCCTGGGACTTTTGAATAACTTCTGGGTGTATGTGCTCCCAGGAATGGTGAATGCGTTTAATCTCATTGTCATTCGGACGTATATTCGAACGCTTCCATCAGGCTTGGTTGAGTCTGCGAAAATGGACGGAGCCGGTGATTTCACCATATTTTTGAGGATTATCTTCCCATTGTGTACGCCCGTACTAGCGACCATTTCCTTGTTTATTGCGGTTGGATCTTGGAATTCCTGGTTCGATACGTTCCTGTATGCTTCGTCTGAATTGAAGCTGAGTACACTTCAGTACGAAATGATGAAGCTGCTTGGATCAACGGTGAACACCAACAACGATCCCGGTCTGATGGCTGGGGCAAACACAAATCAAACGAAGGCCATGGTTACGCCTTCTTCCATACGTGCGGCGATCACGATTGTGGCGGCGGTTCCGATTCTATTCGTGTATCCTTTCCTGCAAAGGTATTTTATCGTCGGCATGAACCTTGGAAGCGTCAAAGAGTAA
- a CDS encoding sugar ABC transporter permease → MAETILSNKSKKKQKIDPEIGVGLSWKTIKNQKQLILMSFPIVIYILIFNYVPIWGWLMAFQNYRPALKFSKQQWVGLKHFKFLFQDDTFLTVLRNTLAMSMINLVLSFATAIILALLLNEIKVRFWKRSIQTISYLPHFLSWIIAAGIVATSLSIDDGIINQLLMKLHLIKEPVMWLSQGKYFWGIVGLSNVWKEVGWNTIIYLAAITSIDPSLYESAGIDGANRYQKILYVTLPGIKSTFIILLIMNVGHILDAGFEIQYLLGNGLIVDWSQTIDIFVLKYGIALGNYSMATAAGIFKTVVSIILILIANSTAKRLGEERLI, encoded by the coding sequence ATGGCCGAGACCATACTGTCCAACAAATCAAAGAAAAAGCAAAAAATTGATCCGGAAATCGGCGTCGGTTTAAGTTGGAAGACGATAAAAAACCAGAAACAGTTGATTCTGATGTCGTTTCCCATCGTAATTTATATTCTGATTTTCAATTATGTACCAATTTGGGGCTGGTTGATGGCGTTCCAGAATTATCGTCCGGCTTTGAAATTTTCCAAACAGCAGTGGGTGGGGTTGAAGCATTTTAAATTTCTCTTTCAAGATGATACGTTCTTGACAGTGCTTCGCAACACGCTTGCCATGAGTATGATCAATTTGGTTCTTAGCTTTGCAACAGCCATTATTTTAGCTCTTTTACTGAATGAAATTAAAGTTCGCTTCTGGAAACGGTCCATCCAAACGATTTCTTATCTGCCTCATTTTCTGTCATGGATCATTGCTGCGGGTATTGTAGCGACTTCGCTATCAATCGACGATGGTATCATTAATCAGTTGTTGATGAAGCTGCACCTCATTAAGGAACCTGTGATGTGGCTTAGTCAAGGTAAGTATTTTTGGGGGATTGTGGGCTTGTCTAATGTATGGAAAGAGGTGGGTTGGAATACCATCATTTACCTTGCAGCTATCACCTCGATTGATCCGTCGCTGTATGAGTCTGCCGGAATCGACGGTGCAAACCGTTACCAGAAGATCCTGTATGTCACACTGCCCGGGATCAAGTCGACTTTTATTATTCTATTAATCATGAACGTTGGGCACATCCTAGATGCAGGCTTTGAGATTCAATACCTGCTCGGCAACGGGTTGATCGTCGACTGGTCGCAAACGATTGATATTTTCGTTCTAAAATACGGGATTGCTCTAGGCAACTATTCGATGGCAACTGCGGCAGGTATTTTCAAAACAGTTGTAAGCATAATCCTTATTCTAATTGCAAATTCTACCGCCAAGCGCCTTGGTGAAGAGCGGTTGATATAA